The nucleotide window AAAGGGCAAAGTTACCAGACCCCAGAGCGAGCCCAAACCATAGGAAAAGTGCAGGGTGACAAATACCAGTGGCAGCAACAGCAGGGAGCCTAACGACAGTTTGGCGTTTACAGTTGTACTGTTTTCCGTTGGGTCGGTTGACGTGTCATTCTGAGGCATGTCCTGAGTTGGGCTACCTGACTTACGAGCGAAGGAGGGGCAATCCACCTTGCAAGCCGAAGAATCCGTTTTATGCTTATGTTTGCCAGACTGTAGAATGAAGAAAACCATGGCAGAAAAATAAGCGAATAGCTCCAGGAACAACATTCGCAGGAACAGCAGGTGCCAGCTCCAGGCTTTTAGATTTAGAACTCCGGGTTGCTTAAGACCAAAACCCTTTATGCCGTGCAGTGCATTGGCCAGCCTGGTCCCTGCCCCGTGGCCCCAAAGGTTGGCGCCCAGGCCGGAAAGGCTGAGGACGGTGAGAAGGATCAGGGAAGAGACGAAGATCAGGGGAATGAAGTGGCGCAGGCTTAGGGCATAGGGCGCAATGTATCTGGTATAGACCACCCACTGGCCGTTCATGAAGTTCTGGGCCCACAGCCCGGACAAGGTTGACCGGCAGTAGTAATGGCTTTTGATCTTGGGCGTCAGGTAGATATTGCCAGGCGTTGGGGCTTTGCTATTGTTATACGGTTGTGATGCCATTGACACACCATTGTTGCCCGATCGTATTCCCTTGCGTATTCTTGCATTCAGTTCTATGTCCTGGTTCCGGTCCAGCCGGGGGTCGTACCGACCGTACTTGGCGAAGGTTTCCCTGGGGAAACAGCCAAAAGTGACTGTGTCGGTATAGCCCTCGTAGTTTCCCATCCGGAAGGCCCCTCCACCCAGACCAAAAGCAGAGGCATGGGCCAACATAATGGCGTTGCTCATGGTGGTCCCACTGCCGATATTGCAGGCCGGTCCGCCCACGTTGCCGGCCTTGGTCTGTTCCAGGATTTTTACGCAGCTGGAAACGTAGTCCGGCTCCATCACTGCGTGGCCGTCGAAGCGCAGGATGATGTCCCCCCTGGCCTTGGAGATCCCTAGGTTCATGGCGTGGGGCACGGTTAACTTGGTGTTGGTAAGCACCTGAATGTGGAAGTCATCATACCCACTGTCGAACTCGGCAATCTGATCCAGGGTATCGTCGTCGGATAACCCATCCACTATCAGCAGTTCCATGCATTCCTTGGGGTAGTCCTGGGCGGCAATGGACTGCAGGCAGTTTACAATAAACTCCCCTTCATTTCTTACCGGTAGTATTATGGAGACATGAGGTTGCATTAAATACCGATTTACTTTTATACTTTCAACTTTTTTACTTTCAACTTTTTGCTTTCAACTCTGAGGACTCGTTGCGGACGGGGTGGATTATGGTGACAAATGGCTGCAATAAATTTTTGACAGGATTAACATGATTTATTTGCCGGCCATTACTTCTTCTACGGCTTGAAGCAATGCTGCCTTCCTTTTTTCCAGAGGGAAAACATCAATTATTCTTTGCCGGGCCTTTAGGCCGTATCCGTTCGGCAGGGCCAGGGCTTTTTTAATGGCCTCGGCCACGGCTTCCGGGGTTTGTTCTTCTATGTAGATGCCGGTATCGCCGACTACTTCGGGCAGGGCCGCCATGCGGGAGACAACCGGAATGCACCCGCCCAGCATGGCCTCGGCCACTGAACAGCCGAAGGATTCGTGGTATGAAGCCTGAACGTACACCTTGGCCTTGGCGTACCAGTTTTCAAGATCTTCATTGTATAACCCGCCGGTGAAAGTTACATTTGGCGGAGTGATCTTTTTCAATTCTTCCACACTGCCATCATGGCTGGGACCTATCAGGTAATATTTTATATCCGGCAATAAGGAAGCTGATTGGACAAACAGCTTAAGGCCTTTTTTAATTACCGTTTCCCTGGTAATCCGGCCGACTGTTATCACGTCATTAACTCTGGGGTTTTGAGGCAACGGTTCTTTGCCAAAACCGTGATAAAGGCATTTAACCTTGTTTTCTTTGGCCCCGGTATTTTTTATAGATTCAGTCCGATTGAAATTAGAAACGGATAGGGCCAGATCGCAATGCTTAAAGACGTAGTCAGGGCACCACCTTTTCCAACATTTTGCATAAAGACCGTAACCGATGGCTGGTTCATTGGCGACGTCGTCCCCCCCGGCGACAACGATTGATTTTTTGTTTAACATTCGGGCAAATAGAACGGCCCAAAACGCCTGCATTTTCCCGAACCAGCAGAAGACCAGATCGCAGTTCAATACGGCTTTGAATAAACTGACTGACGGCAGAAATGAATTGCTTTCAACATTTACCGTTTGGTGGAAGTCGGATAAAATGTCATGATCCTTTTTCACAAAGGACATCATCTTGGGATGAACAAAACATATCTTCATACAATCTTATCCATCAAAGGGATTATCTTAGAAGCCCTTTGTACCCAACTGTTTTCCCTAGCATAGTTCTTTCTCTTACACTTTTTGCTTTCATCGTTATCCTTAAGGACCTTTTCTATAGAACCTGCAAATGCCTCCGTGTTATCAGCCATTTCCACCCATTCTTCATATTTGCTCATTTCGGGTAAGGAGGTGGATACTATCGGCAAACCCATCGCCATATATTCATGGAACTTATTGGGATCAACATATTTATTGAATTCGCAATCCAATCTGTATGGTATTATTCCCACATCAAACAACTTAAGGTAACCAGGCAAAACAGCCCAATCCAACCAGCCGGTTAAGATCACATTAGGCATGCCCTTTAATTCATTGAAAATGGGGGTCTCCGCCATCTTTCTGCTTTGAACCGGCCCCACCAAAAGAAAAGTCCATTCCTTTTTTAATTCGGCCAGTTTCAGCAACAGCTCCGCGTCCAAACCTTCGTGGATAGTGCCCAAATAACCTATGACAGGTTTTATTATGCCTTTTGTTAAATTGGCCCTTAAATCTTCGGCGGCTCCAACTCCGGAGAAATATTCATAATCTGCGGAATTTGGCAAATTATGGGTCTTTTCCTTAGCCCCGTTTAATTCTTCGGCAAGCTTTGACGCCGTGGTTATGATCAAGTCGGCTCGTTTTACCAATGCATGATCCAATGTAAACACCAACCCGGCCAAATCAGGACTTAGGCCTACTGCCTTTTCATATTTGTCGTATCTTTCGTAAACCACTTTATAGTTAGCCGGAAGGTCCATTTCCATTAATTGATACGGATGCGACAGCCATAAGACAGTATTGTCAGGTAAAAATCCCCTGTTTTTTAAGAGTTTTTCTACCTGGCTTCTATATATGCTCTTTTGAATTTTCTGAGCAAAAGGTATATGCCGGGCAATAAGTGGATGGATGTATAATTTTGGTCTATTAACTGACAAGTTATTGCCGTGTTTTTGGGGCTCTGATTCAAATACCTTACGCCACCGTTTAATATTACCGAACAGATCTGTAAGCATAAAAATTGGCCGGTTAAAGCAAACAACCTGCCCGTTACTATCAGCCAACTGGCGGGCTATCTCGTTAAACATACTGGCCCGATAGGATAGTTCCCAATCGGGCGAAAGAAATACTATAAGATTTTTTATCACTGAAAAGGCAATATATATTCTAATTTATAGTTCATCTCCCGGCTGCGTGTTCCTATCGGCTTGGCCGGGATACCGGCAACTATAGTGAATTCCGTCACGTCTCTTGTTACTACCGCACCGGCTGCCACTATCGCGCCCCTGCCTATCTTGACCCCGGGCAGAATCATGGCAGCCGAGGATATCCAAACGCTATCCTCTATTATTACAGGTTTCTTCTCCGTGTTGAACATGGGATCATTCGGCAAATGCTGCCAGGTGAATATTTTCACGTAGGGCGAGATATTAACATTGTCACCCATAGTTATCCCAGCCCTAAAGTCCAGATGGCAATGGTGATTTATAACGCTATTCTTTCCCAATGACAGCTTGCCGAAATGTTTAAAGTCAAAATGACAGTTACGTTGTATGACCGAACGGGAACCGAACTTTGCCTTTAGGATAAGAATGTATACCAACCTGCGAATGATCCAGAAAGGGCAGGCATTAACAAATTGATTAATGACGTACATCCCAAAATAGAATATGAAGGCTTTTATTCTTTTCATAAATAATCCTTGATCTGATTTACCCTGTTGTCCCAATTTTGGGTAAGGCCGTATTCTTTTCTCTTTGTCTGACTGGTCTCATCCTCTTTAAGCGCTTTTTCTATGGCGGCAATGAACTGATCCTTGTTTTCTGCCAGATACACATAATCCTTGTACGGCCTTACCCCGGCCAGGTTCTGGCTTACTATTGGTTTACCGGTAGCCATATAGTCAAAAAGCTTTATGGGGCTTTCGCTGTCTACTAGTTTGTTTGCCAAATGCGGTAACAGACAAACATCAAATGAAGCAATTGTGCCAGGCATTTGCGTATATTCCATCCCATCTATAAAATATACGTTTTTAGGCCAGTCAATCTGGGCGTCCAGGCTTTTGTTTCCGACCAGGACAATACTCCAATCAGGTTTTTCTTTGGCAATGGCCTTGATAAGTTCCAAATCCAATCGGTAATTTATACTGCCCACATATCCCAATACCGGTTTGGGTATATCTTTTAGACTATTATATAAATCCCCGTCGGTTATGAGCGAAAACACTTTTTCGTCCACCGCATTTGGCATTACTGCAATGTTTTTATTGAGCGGGGTTTTGATATCTCTCAAATATTCTGTTTGGACAAATACCTGGTCAGCTTCCTTGGTTAGCTGGTTATCCCATTCTATTATACTTTTTTTGATGTTCCGCCAATTATCAAATTCACTGAATTGCTCGCTGCAATCGTAAATAAGTTTATACTCTTTAAAACATTTTAGCCATAGTGCATCAAACGGCAGACTGGCCCAGAATACGTCCGGTTTAAAACCTTTGGGCAGTTTGGAAAATATGCTCCATTTTACTATAGATAAATTCAAGCCCTTCAATGCCCCGGTGGTAAAATAGGGCAGGATAGAAAATGGGGTGATAATTGTTATTTTCCCAAGATCAAAAGCAAAACCCGCTTTAAAAACCCTTGACCACCTTTGGGCGGATTCTTTATCTGCCCTGCCCGTCAGGTATTTAATAAGTGAAGTGCCGCTTAATGGCAATTCGATAAAATATAATGTTTCTACCCCCGGTAATTTTGAAAGACGCATGGCAATCTGCTGGCGCCTACGCCATTTATCATCCCACTGATCTGAATAATAGAATATTCTTTTTTTCATCTACACACAACCCACAATGTCTTTACTAGACATTTTTATAAATTTGCTCAATACCTCTTTATTTTTTGCACCAACTACAACTATATTATCTCTAAAGACCCATTTTAATAATGGGATACTTTCCAACACAACTATTAAAGTTCTATATGGTATTGGTAGATTATCTATATTGTTTCGCCTTGTAACGTATACTTTTGTGAAAAAACCCACAGACTGTAAATCATTTTTCAAAGCAAGCGGGTTTTTTATATTAACATGACCGGCTTTACATTCTTCTACTTGCCTTTCATTAGAACTTTTCAGTTTCTTCATTTGGACTATCTGCCTAATATGGCGTGTAGCCATATATACATGTTTTTGTAGCCACTCATTTGGGTGTGTACCTATCACTATTACTCCGTCATCTTTTAGGATGTAATATGACTGTCGTAAACACTCAAGCCATTGCCATTGATATAAATGCTCAACATTGGCCCAACTCATAATTCTATCAAATAGTACACCATTAAAGGGCATTGACTCTGCACAAGCCTGTATTATCATGAATCTTTGTTTAACGTCATTACTGTAGAAGTCAAAACATTCTTTTGCTTTTTTAATAGCCTCATATGCATAATCAAAACCGAATGACTCAACGCCTTTATAGGCTAAATACATAACCAATTCACCACGTCCACATCCGATATCTAACACTTTCATTCCAGGCATAATTTTCACTTTACATAAATCATTTAAACGACAACATAGTAGCTTAGCACCTTTGTTATTGCAGAAATATTCATAGTTGCCAGGAGCCATTTGCTTAAAATAGTTTTCGTCATATTTATTTTGACTATAATATTCTTTCCCAATCATAAAGACCTCAATAATTACAGTTATACAATCTACTTTTGGGGGCCTTTAGTTGCCCAAAATATAATATGGCCACAGAACACTAATTTAAC belongs to candidate division TA06 bacterium and includes:
- a CDS encoding glycosyltransferase family 2 protein; translated protein: MQPHVSIILPVRNEGEFIVNCLQSIAAQDYPKECMELLIVDGLSDDDTLDQIAEFDSGYDDFHIQVLTNTKLTVPHAMNLGISKARGDIILRFDGHAVMEPDYVSSCVKILEQTKAGNVGGPACNIGSGTTMSNAIMLAHASAFGLGGGAFRMGNYEGYTDTVTFGCFPRETFAKYGRYDPRLDRNQDIELNARIRKGIRSGNNGVSMASQPYNNSKAPTPGNIYLTPKIKSHYYCRSTLSGLWAQNFMNGQWVVYTRYIAPYALSLRHFIPLIFVSSLILLTVLSLSGLGANLWGHGAGTRLANALHGIKGFGLKQPGVLNLKAWSWHLLFLRMLFLELFAYFSAMVFFILQSGKHKHKTDSSACKVDCPSFARKSGSPTQDMPQNDTSTDPTENSTTVNAKLSLGSLLLLPLVFVTLHFSYGLGSLWGLVTLPFWRGTKKTRVDAGIVSNRDHSKKPIEQGSFAD
- a CDS encoding glycosyltransferase family 4 protein, with the translated sequence MKICFVHPKMMSFVKKDHDILSDFHQTVNVESNSFLPSVSLFKAVLNCDLVFCWFGKMQAFWAVLFARMLNKKSIVVAGGDDVANEPAIGYGLYAKCWKRWCPDYVFKHCDLALSVSNFNRTESIKNTGAKENKVKCLYHGFGKEPLPQNPRVNDVITVGRITRETVIKKGLKLFVQSASLLPDIKYYLIGPSHDGSVEELKKITPPNVTFTGGLYNEDLENWYAKAKVYVQASYHESFGCSVAEAMLGGCIPVVSRMAALPEVVGDTGIYIEEQTPEAVAEAIKKALALPNGYGLKARQRIIDVFPLEKRKAALLQAVEEVMAGK
- a CDS encoding glycosyltransferase, producing the protein MFNEIARQLADSNGQVVCFNRPIFMLTDLFGNIKRWRKVFESEPQKHGNNLSVNRPKLYIHPLIARHIPFAQKIQKSIYRSQVEKLLKNRGFLPDNTVLWLSHPYQLMEMDLPANYKVVYERYDKYEKAVGLSPDLAGLVFTLDHALVKRADLIITTASKLAEELNGAKEKTHNLPNSADYEYFSGVGAAEDLRANLTKGIIKPVIGYLGTIHEGLDAELLLKLAELKKEWTFLLVGPVQSRKMAETPIFNELKGMPNVILTGWLDWAVLPGYLKLFDVGIIPYRLDCEFNKYVDPNKFHEYMAMGLPIVSTSLPEMSKYEEWVEMADNTEAFAGSIEKVLKDNDESKKCKRKNYARENSWVQRASKIIPLMDKIV
- a CDS encoding acyltransferase translates to MKRIKAFIFYFGMYVINQFVNACPFWIIRRLVYILILKAKFGSRSVIQRNCHFDFKHFGKLSLGKNSVINHHCHLDFRAGITMGDNVNISPYVKIFTWQHLPNDPMFNTEKKPVIIEDSVWISSAAMILPGVKIGRGAIVAAGAVVTRDVTEFTIVAGIPAKPIGTRSREMNYKLEYILPFQ
- a CDS encoding glycosyltransferase yields the protein MKKRIFYYSDQWDDKWRRRQQIAMRLSKLPGVETLYFIELPLSGTSLIKYLTGRADKESAQRWSRVFKAGFAFDLGKITIITPFSILPYFTTGALKGLNLSIVKWSIFSKLPKGFKPDVFWASLPFDALWLKCFKEYKLIYDCSEQFSEFDNWRNIKKSIIEWDNQLTKEADQVFVQTEYLRDIKTPLNKNIAVMPNAVDEKVFSLITDGDLYNSLKDIPKPVLGYVGSINYRLDLELIKAIAKEKPDWSIVLVGNKSLDAQIDWPKNVYFIDGMEYTQMPGTIASFDVCLLPHLANKLVDSESPIKLFDYMATGKPIVSQNLAGVRPYKDYVYLAENKDQFIAAIEKALKEDETSQTKRKEYGLTQNWDNRVNQIKDYL
- a CDS encoding class I SAM-dependent methyltransferase, with protein sequence MIGKEYYSQNKYDENYFKQMAPGNYEYFCNNKGAKLLCCRLNDLCKVKIMPGMKVLDIGCGRGELVMYLAYKGVESFGFDYAYEAIKKAKECFDFYSNDVKQRFMIIQACAESMPFNGVLFDRIMSWANVEHLYQWQWLECLRQSYYILKDDGVIVIGTHPNEWLQKHVYMATRHIRQIVQMKKLKSSNERQVEECKAGHVNIKNPLALKNDLQSVGFFTKVYVTRRNNIDNLPIPYRTLIVVLESIPLLKWVFRDNIVVVGAKNKEVLSKFIKMSSKDIVGCV